In Novosphingobium sp. MMS21-SN21R, a single genomic region encodes these proteins:
- a CDS encoding proton-conducting transporter membrane subunit, whose protein sequence is MSQTILTATAIPASKPDSARLPVTLADLPVLGLGSVLLGTVISGHATLTSVGIALSGLSLLVTLVVLGFARRQLRADPQAGSFARMATGLFIATVLMGLTGDAILLVAAWLASGRLMAGMIGHVGQWAEARSAARCANLSFAASDLALVAAVLLLAIGAGSTDIAKISAAVPAMSAGLLIPAALLLVVAALARCALPPFSTWLMRSLAAPTPVSALMHAGFVNAGGFLLIRFAPILEAAAPARFMLFACGIVAALLGSAIMLVRNDVKGSLAASTVAQMGFMLLTVALGAYAAALLHMVAHGVFKAWLFLGSAGTVSTGPTRAKALPQPWPAAIALATMICALVLMQQREGSALLPIGLACAALLCALTVALRSVSRSPLGLLVAVLPIMLIALNAVALALFSAGQPNAPLPLIPDYAQFGLLSLFLAGWVTQQRVASGKVNLPPALFARLIHAGNPAT, encoded by the coding sequence ATGAGCCAGACCATTCTCACCGCAACCGCAATACCTGCATCAAAGCCTGATTCGGCCCGTCTGCCGGTCACGCTGGCCGATCTTCCCGTGCTTGGGCTTGGCAGTGTGCTGTTAGGTACAGTGATCTCCGGCCATGCCACGCTGACTTCCGTCGGCATTGCCTTGTCGGGGCTGAGCTTGCTGGTGACACTGGTGGTGTTGGGCTTTGCCCGCCGCCAATTGCGCGCCGACCCGCAAGCGGGATCATTTGCGCGCATGGCCACCGGCCTTTTCATTGCCACTGTGCTGATGGGCCTGACCGGAGATGCCATATTGCTCGTTGCAGCATGGCTGGCGAGCGGGCGGTTAATGGCTGGAATGATCGGCCACGTCGGCCAGTGGGCCGAAGCCCGCTCTGCCGCCAGATGCGCAAACCTTTCCTTCGCAGCAAGCGATCTTGCGCTGGTTGCAGCGGTCCTGCTGCTGGCGATCGGCGCAGGGTCCACAGATATCGCCAAAATTAGTGCCGCAGTTCCTGCCATGTCTGCCGGACTGCTGATCCCGGCAGCACTTCTGCTGGTTGTTGCAGCGCTTGCCCGCTGTGCTCTGCCACCGTTTTCGACTTGGCTAATGCGCTCACTTGCCGCCCCGACACCGGTTTCGGCGCTGATGCATGCCGGCTTTGTCAATGCAGGCGGGTTTCTGCTGATCCGCTTTGCGCCGATTCTCGAGGCTGCCGCGCCTGCACGGTTCATGCTCTTCGCCTGCGGGATCGTGGCGGCGCTGTTGGGCAGCGCCATCATGCTGGTCCGCAATGACGTGAAAGGTTCGCTGGCCGCGTCAACGGTAGCGCAGATGGGCTTCATGCTGCTGACCGTGGCGCTCGGTGCCTACGCTGCGGCACTATTGCACATGGTAGCGCACGGAGTGTTCAAGGCCTGGTTATTTCTGGGCTCAGCGGGCACGGTTTCCACCGGCCCGACCCGCGCCAAAGCCCTGCCGCAGCCTTGGCCCGCAGCCATTGCGCTCGCCACGATGATTTGTGCGCTTGTCCTGATGCAACAGCGCGAAGGAAGCGCCTTGCTCCCGATAGGTCTGGCTTGCGCTGCGTTGCTTTGTGCACTTACAGTTGCCCTGCGCTCTGTTTCGCGCAGCCCGCTGGGGCTACTGGTCGCGGTCTTGCCGATCATGCTGATCGCTCTGAATGCTGTGGCGCTGGCGCTCTTCTCAGCAGGGCAGCCCAATGCCCCCCTGCCTCTGATCCCGGATTACGCTCAGTTCGGCCTCCTCTCACTGTTTCTGGCAGGATGGGTGACACAGCAGCGGGTGGCCAGCGGCAAGGTCAACCTGCCGCCGGCCCTGTTTGCCCGCCTGATCCACGCCGGCAACCCTGCAACCTGA